The Stenotrophomonas maltophilia genome segment TGATAGTGCCTCTGCCCAGGCAATCCCATGCCCGGCGGATGCGATGGCAGGCGTGGACCCTGGTGGGCGAACGAGGTGCTAGCCCTGGTAGGCGCCGACCTTGGTCGACAAAGGGTATTTCAGCAGGGCAGGCGTCGACCTTGGTCGACGAAAGGCATGCCAACCAAGGTTGGCAGCTACCGGAGTGCCGGTATCAGCCCATCAACACCTGGCCGCCATCCACGTTGAGCACGCTGCCGGTGACCCAGCGCGCCAGCGGCGAGCACAGGAACAGGGCAGCGTCGGCAATTTCGCGCGGATGGCCGAAGCGGCCGAACGGGATCTTCGCCAGGGTGCCGTGGTACAGCGCCGGATCTTCGGTGCGACGGCGATCCCACAGGCCGTCATCGAATTCAATCGAACCGGGGGCGATGGCGTTGACCCGGATCCGGTCCTTGGCCAGCGCCAATGCCTGCGACGTGGTGTAGTGCGACAGCGCGGCCTTTGCGGCGGCGTAGGGCGCGCCACCGGGGCGTGGCTGCTGTGCGGCAATCGAGGACAGGTTGAGGATGCAGGCATCTCTGGATGCGCGCAGCCACGGCAGTGCCAGGCGCGAGGCCCGTACCGCCGCCATCAGGTCGATCTGCAGGCTGGCGGCCCAGCCATCCTCGTCGTCGGCCATGCCGTAGCCGGTAGCGTTGTTGATCAGTACATCGATGCCGCCGAGTGCATCGGCAGCGGCCTGCAGCCAGGCCTGGATCTGGCCGGCGTCGGCCAGATCGGCGGAGACGGTATGCAGTGGGGTGCCCTGTGCCTGCGCATCGGCACGCAGGGCATCCAGGCCGGCCTGGCCACGTGCGCAGACCGAGACCTGCGCACCGGCGCCGGCAAATGCCAACGCCATTTCACGACCGATGCCCTTGCTGCCGCCGGCGATCAGCACGCGGCGACCGGTGAAGTCGAGGGTCGGAGCCCCATTGGGGATCCGGCCCTGGGCAGGGGTCAGATCCCCGGAGGGGCTCTGACCCGCAGCCATGGCAGAAACGTCCGCCATCACAGATCGAACTTGATGCCCTGGGCCAGCGGCAGCGAGTCCGAATAGTTGATGGTGTTGGTCTGGCGGCGCATGTAGACCTTCCACGCATCCGAACCGGACTCGCGGCCACCGCCGGTGTCCTTCTCGCCACCGAAGGCGCCACCGATCTCCGCACCGGACGTGCCGATGTTGATGTTGGCGATGCCGCAGTCGCTGCCAGCGGCCGACAGGAACTTCTCGGCAGTCTTCAGGTTCTGGGTGAAGATCGAGGACGACAGGCCCTGCGGCACGCCATTCTGCATGTCGATGGCTTCATCGAGGGTGTCGTACGGCATCACGTACAGGATCGGCGCGAAGGTCTCGTGCTGGACCACGGCATCGCTGTTCTTCAGGCCGGAGACGATGGCCGGCAGCACGAAGTTGCCTGCGCGGTCGATGCGGGTGCCGCCGGTTTCGATGGTGCCGCCGGCAGCCTTGGCCTGGGCGATGGCATCGAGGAACTGCTGCACGGCGCCGTCGCTGTTCAGTGGGCCCATCAGGTTGGCCGCATCGGTCGGGTCGCCGATCTTGCCTTCGACCTGCTTGTAGGCCTTGACCAGGGTGGCCAGCACGTCGGCGTAGATCGAGCGGTGCACGATCAGGCGGCGGGTGGTGGTGCAGCGCTGGCCGGCGGTGCCGACGGCGCCGAAGACGATGCCCGGCACGGCCAGCTTCAGGTCGGCGGTTTCGTCCAGGATGATGGCGTTGTTGCCACCCAGTTCCAGCAGGCAGCGACCGAGGCGACGCGCGACCTTCTCGTTGACGGTGCGGCCGACCTGGGTCGAGCCGGTGAAGCTGATCAGCGGCACGCGGCGGTCATCGACCATCTTTTCCGACAGCGCGGTGCCGGCATCGTTGATCAGGAAGAAAATGTCCGGGAAGCCGGCTTCGCGCAGGGCGTCGTTGCAGATCTTCAGCGAGGCGATGGCGGTCAGCGGCGTCTTGTTGGACGGCTTCCAGATGCACACATCGCCACAGATGGCGGCCAGGAACGAGTTCCAGCTCCACACCGCGACCGGGAAGTTGAAGGCGGAGATGATGCCGACCAGGCCCAGCGGGTGGTACTGCTCGTACATGCGGTGGCCGGGGCGCTCGGAATGCATGGTGTAGCCGTACAGCATGCGGCTCTGGCCCACGGCGAAATCGGCGATGTCGATCATCTCCTGCACTTCGCCGTCGCCTTCCGGCTTGCTCTTGCCCATTTCCAAGGCGACCAGCGAGCCAAGCGCATCCTTGTGCTTGCGCAGCGCTTCACCGCACAGGCGCACGGCTTCACCGCGGCGCGGGGCCGGCGTGGTGCGCCAGACCTTGAAGGCTTCCTGGGCGCGGGCGACGACGGTCTCGTACTCGGCCTCGGTGGTCGCGCGGACCTGCGCGATCGGCTCGCCGGTGGTCGGGTTGACCGGGGTGATCAGCTCACCGCTGGTCGCGCTCGACCACTCCCCGTTGCCCAGGTACGTGCCAGCGTTGATCGCGTCCAGGCCAAGGGACTTGAGCAGCTCGGAAGACATGCAGACTCCTGTGTTTCGTTACGTTGTTTGGTGCCATCGCGGGCAGGTGGGGGGCGCGATGAACTGAATCGCCGATGGTAGCAGAGCGGCCTGTCCGGCCATGGTGCAACGCGCCAGCGCCGCCGTGTGGAGCACGAATGCTTGGAGCGCAGGGTGTGTTGCCTGTAAACTTCCCGGCTGCATGGCCCCGTAGCTCAGCTGGATAGAGCGTCCCCCTCCTAAGGGGAAGGTCGCCCGTTCGAATCGGGCCGGGGTCACCAGAATCAGTCACTTGCGCCGATTCGTGATCGTATGGCGCTCCTTGTTCCACGGCACCTTCCAGTGCTTTGGTCACAATGGCCAGTCAACAGGCGGCCCTCGCCACGAAGCCGTCCTCCCCTTCAGGCATCAGGTGCGCAGAAGGGCCCAGACTGTCGAGCCTGTCATATTTGCCCGTATACCTGCGGGGTAGACTCGGTTGGCACGCATGAGGCGTGCACTACGCCAATACCGAGGACGATAGTCATGTTGAAGGGATTGAAACCTCTCACCGCTGCCGCCGTGTGCCTGCTCGGCCTGTCCGCCTTTGCCCAGAGCGCTGCTGCGGCACAATGGGTAGACAGCGGCCGCACCGCGTACGTAAAGACCAGTTTCTTCGGCAGTTTCGCCTACCACACCTGCGACTCCAGCGGTGCGCAGATCCAGGGGTATCCGGGTAGCTGCGGCAGCGATGCCGGCAGTGGCTGGACGTCCAACTACACGGCCTCCAGTGACCTTGCCAACAGTCAGCTCATGGCCTGCAACCACAATCCGTTCCAGCTCGGCTCGGCCTGCTACGGGCTGGCGTATGCGATCAATGGCCAAGCGTACGCTGGCGGGCTGCCTGCCGCCTGCAATCTTGGCGCGCGCGCGGTGGCCACCGCGTCCAGCATGGAAACCGTCGAGATCCAATACGAAGAGCTCGACGTGGACACCATCGAATCGGCACGCGAGTACGTCTGCCGGTAAAGCGCCGACAGGTCGCCGCCGTCGAGTGCGGCGGCTTCCTGCAGGGGACATCCGTCTTACGCACTGTTACCGCAGCCCAGTTCGCGCAAGCACGTCCGCTGCAAGCGCCTGCTCATCACCCTCCAATCCAGGCAGTGACCGCGGCGGGTTGACGGGACCACACAGGCATCCTCATGCCCGCACAGTTGCAGCCGGTTCAACCTCGGCATTACCCGCGTATCGCTGGCTGGCTCGATTCGGTTGCAGCGACGCAACGCTGGGCTGGCCCGGGCGTTGCGTTTCCTCTGCTGCCTGAGGCATTCGCACGGGCTCTTGAACTGGCCGAGCGCCCGGGTTGGGTGCTGTTGGACGGGGAGGGTGCGTGCATGAGGTTCGGCCAGTACTGGTTGACCGCGCCCGGCACTGCCCACCTGGGCCGCATCATTGTCTCGCCGCAAGCGCGTGGGCGCGGCCTGGGACGGGTGCTGATGCAGTTGTTGTGTGCCGAGGCCCTGCGGTCGCCGGATGTGCAGCGCCTGAGCCTGCGTGTCTATCGTGACAACGTCGCGGCGGTCGCGCTCTACCGCGATTTCGGCTTCCAGCCGGTGGAAGATGCCTCGACGCCGGAACTGTTGTTCATGCAGCGCAGCGACGGCTGAGCCGTGATCACGTGGGCAGCGGTACGGTCTGTTGCGCCTGCCATTCCCTGGCAGTGATGCGGCTGATGTGCTCGGTGCGGTAGTCGGCGAGGAAGCGGTTGAACTGGTTGACCTCGGTGTGGTGATGGCGGAAACCGCATTTGGCCTGCGCGCTCATCGATTGCAGGTTGTCGTCGAAGTAGCCGCACCACAACGCATCCAGCTGCAGATCCAGGAAGGCATGCCGCATCACCTCACGTACAGCTTCGGGTACCAGGCCACGACCCCAGTACGGTACGCCGATCCAGTAGGCGATCTCTCCC includes the following:
- a CDS encoding SDR family NAD(P)-dependent oxidoreductase, whose product is MADVSAMAAGQSPSGDLTPAQGRIPNGAPTLDFTGRRVLIAGGSKGIGREMALAFAGAGAQVSVCARGQAGLDALRADAQAQGTPLHTVSADLADAGQIQAWLQAAADALGGIDVLINNATGYGMADDEDGWAASLQIDLMAAVRASRLALPWLRASRDACILNLSSIAAQQPRPGGAPYAAAKAALSHYTTSQALALAKDRIRVNAIAPGSIEFDDGLWDRRRTEDPALYHGTLAKIPFGRFGHPREIADAALFLCSPLARWVTGSVLNVDGGQVLMG
- the amaB gene encoding L-piperidine-6-carboxylate dehydrogenase, yielding MSSELLKSLGLDAINAGTYLGNGEWSSATSGELITPVNPTTGEPIAQVRATTEAEYETVVARAQEAFKVWRTTPAPRRGEAVRLCGEALRKHKDALGSLVALEMGKSKPEGDGEVQEMIDIADFAVGQSRMLYGYTMHSERPGHRMYEQYHPLGLVGIISAFNFPVAVWSWNSFLAAICGDVCIWKPSNKTPLTAIASLKICNDALREAGFPDIFFLINDAGTALSEKMVDDRRVPLISFTGSTQVGRTVNEKVARRLGRCLLELGGNNAIILDETADLKLAVPGIVFGAVGTAGQRCTTTRRLIVHRSIYADVLATLVKAYKQVEGKIGDPTDAANLMGPLNSDGAVQQFLDAIAQAKAAGGTIETGGTRIDRAGNFVLPAIVSGLKNSDAVVQHETFAPILYVMPYDTLDEAIDMQNGVPQGLSSSIFTQNLKTAEKFLSAAGSDCGIANINIGTSGAEIGGAFGGEKDTGGGRESGSDAWKVYMRRQTNTINYSDSLPLAQGIKFDL
- a CDS encoding GNAT family N-acetyltransferase; the encoded protein is MPAQLQPVQPRHYPRIAGWLDSVAATQRWAGPGVAFPLLPEAFARALELAERPGWVLLDGEGACMRFGQYWLTAPGTAHLGRIIVSPQARGRGLGRVLMQLLCAEALRSPDVQRLSLRVYRDNVAAVALYRDFGFQPVEDASTPELLFMQRSDG
- a CDS encoding GNAT family N-acetyltransferase produces the protein MQLATQRLILRPWRDSDAADLYEYARDPRVGPAAGWPPHASVEESADIIRTVFNRPEVYALQSRENARAIGCVGILIGADSNFSLGEREGEIAYWIGVPYWGRGLVPEAVREVMRHAFLDLQLDALWCGYFDDNLQSMSAQAKCGFRHHHTEVNQFNRFLADYRTEHISRITAREWQAQQTVPLPT